From Halalkalicoccus sp. CG83, one genomic window encodes:
- a CDS encoding MFS transporter codes for MASTRLFASLCSMAFLINLVRVVYAPLVEPLQAAFSVGPGTIGLIVTLVWTGSALPRIPIGYLLTIVPRHRVVLLAGTMLSGASLVATFANSVLTLALGAFLIGTATSGYFVAANPLISELYTGQVGRMLGIHGTATQLAAVVAAPMVTLALFVSWRLVFAAIAAGALVSTVVLYRTAKRTEFPAASGADRDFLGAIRAQWRLIALGIAIFGAASFLWQGLFNFYPSYLETARGFSPGTARNLLTVAFAAGVPAFWISGLLVDRLPTFPYLLAVIGAFVASVLLLTVTNGLLGIVVLSAVVGYVIHSMFPAADTFLLSSFPDEHRGGAYATFSGGMMFGQALGSWFVGGLVEYGFAYDAVFQGLALALGLLVCAFALLGATGRLPAATDA; via the coding sequence GTGGCATCGACCCGGCTGTTCGCGTCGCTGTGTTCGATGGCGTTCCTGATCAACCTCGTCCGCGTCGTCTACGCGCCGCTGGTCGAGCCGCTACAGGCGGCGTTCTCGGTCGGGCCGGGCACGATCGGACTGATCGTCACCCTGGTGTGGACCGGCAGCGCGCTCCCCAGGATCCCCATCGGCTACCTGCTGACGATCGTCCCCCGCCATCGGGTGGTGCTGCTGGCGGGCACGATGCTGAGCGGCGCCTCGCTCGTCGCGACGTTCGCGAACTCGGTGCTCACGCTCGCGCTCGGCGCCTTCCTGATCGGAACCGCGACCAGCGGGTATTTCGTCGCCGCGAACCCGCTGATCAGTGAGCTCTACACGGGGCAGGTCGGACGGATGCTCGGCATCCACGGCACGGCGACCCAGCTCGCTGCCGTGGTCGCCGCGCCGATGGTGACGCTCGCGCTGTTCGTCTCCTGGCGGCTGGTGTTCGCAGCCATCGCGGCCGGCGCGCTCGTCTCGACGGTCGTCCTCTACCGGACCGCGAAACGGACCGAGTTCCCCGCGGCGAGCGGCGCCGACCGTGACTTCCTCGGCGCAATCAGGGCTCAGTGGCGTCTGATCGCCCTCGGAATCGCGATCTTCGGCGCGGCGAGCTTCCTCTGGCAGGGACTGTTCAACTTCTACCCGTCCTACCTCGAGACCGCACGCGGGTTCTCCCCGGGCACGGCACGGAACCTGCTGACGGTGGCGTTCGCCGCGGGCGTGCCCGCCTTCTGGATCAGCGGACTGCTCGTCGACCGGCTGCCGACGTTCCCCTACCTGCTCGCCGTCATCGGGGCGTTCGTCGCGAGCGTCCTCCTGCTGACCGTGACGAACGGCCTGCTCGGGATCGTCGTCCTCAGCGCCGTCGTCGGCTACGTCATCCACAGCATGTTCCCCGCGGCCGATACGTTCCTCCTCTCGTCGTTCCCCGACGAGCATCGAGGGGGGGCGTACGCCACGTTCAGCGGCGGGATGATGTTCGGCCAGGCGCTCGGCAGCTGGTTCGTCGGCGGGCTGGTCGAGTACGGGTTCGCCTACGACGCGGTGTTCCAAGGACTCGCGCTCGCGCTCGGGCTGTTGGTCTGTGCGTTCGCGCTGCTGGGCGCGACGGGACGCCTGCCGGCGGCGACGGACGCGTAA
- a CDS encoding aldo/keto reductase, with the protein MATKEGTWAYRDRFTEEFGRTYFRRFGDGVVSSVGLGTYLGEPTAEVDDRYEEAITAALESGCNLIDTAINYRHQRSERVAGRALSDANVDREAVVVATKGGFVPFDGERPDDPGRYVREEYVDSGVVDRSELVRGSHCIAPDFLDDQLDRSLANLDVETIDLYYVHNPEGQLQERSREAVYARLEATFERLEERVADGDLRYYGVATWEAFRVHEEHASYLSLPEVVSRARSAAKAAGNVATHLRAIQLPFNVHMADAFTVEAHEGSEGVESALRFARDAGLNVFASASIGQGRLAEGLPEAVADRLEGETSAQRAINFARSAPGVTSALVGMSDRNHVAENLDAGRYDPMGADAFDSVFE; encoded by the coding sequence ATGGCGACCAAGGAGGGGACCTGGGCGTATCGGGATCGCTTCACCGAGGAGTTCGGGCGCACCTACTTCCGACGATTCGGCGACGGCGTCGTCTCGAGCGTCGGTCTCGGCACCTACCTCGGCGAGCCCACGGCCGAGGTCGACGACCGGTACGAGGAGGCGATCACCGCGGCGCTCGAGTCGGGCTGTAACCTGATCGACACCGCGATCAACTACCGCCACCAGCGAAGCGAGCGAGTAGCGGGGAGAGCGCTCTCAGACGCCAACGTCGACCGGGAGGCCGTCGTGGTGGCGACGAAGGGGGGCTTCGTCCCGTTCGACGGCGAGCGACCCGACGACCCGGGGAGGTACGTCCGCGAGGAGTACGTCGATTCGGGCGTCGTGGACCGCTCGGAACTGGTCCGAGGGAGCCACTGCATCGCGCCCGACTTCCTCGACGATCAGCTCGATCGCTCGCTTGCCAATCTCGACGTGGAGACGATCGATCTCTACTACGTCCACAACCCCGAGGGCCAGCTCCAGGAGCGTTCGCGCGAGGCGGTCTACGCCCGGTTGGAGGCCACCTTCGAGCGCCTGGAGGAGCGCGTCGCCGACGGCGATCTGCGCTACTACGGAGTGGCGACCTGGGAGGCGTTCCGGGTCCACGAGGAACACGCGAGCTACCTCTCGCTCCCGGAGGTCGTCTCGCGAGCACGAAGCGCGGCGAAGGCCGCCGGGAACGTCGCGACCCACCTCCGGGCGATCCAGTTGCCGTTCAACGTCCACATGGCCGACGCGTTCACGGTCGAAGCCCACGAGGGCTCCGAGGGGGTCGAGAGCGCGCTCCGGTTCGCCCGGGACGCCGGACTGAACGTCTTCGCGAGCGCGAGCATCGGTCAGGGACGGCTCGCCGAGGGGCTGCCCGAGGCGGTAGCCGACCGTCTGGAGGGCGAGACGTCCGCACAGCGGGCGATCAACTTCGCACGAAGCGCCCCCGGCGTGACGAGCGCGCTCGTCGGAATGAGCGATCGGAACCACGTCGCGGAGAACCTCGACGCCGGACGCTACGATCCGATGGGTGCCGACGCGTTCGACTCGGTGTTCGAATGA
- a CDS encoding SDR family oxidoreductase, with protein MRVAILGCGYVGLELGRRLLARGHDVVGVRRSPEGVEEIEAAGFDAVRADVTDPEGLSTVPDADALVFAASSGGRGADAAREVYVEGLETAIDQFSAREHPPDRLVYTSSTGVYGDHGGDWVDEETPIEPTTEKTRVLAEAERIALESSIAIDGTVARFSGLYGPERYRLERYLEGPVTAGYLNMVHRDDAAGAVRYLLEEDLARGEAVLVSDDEPAEKWAFADWLAEQCGVETPPKRTKEERLDEGDLSEAARRRILTSKRCSNAKLRELGYELEYPTFREGYREAVTAYRDR; from the coding sequence ATGCGCGTCGCGATCCTGGGCTGTGGCTACGTCGGCCTCGAACTCGGCCGACGGCTTCTCGCGCGCGGCCACGACGTCGTCGGCGTCCGGCGCTCTCCGGAGGGGGTGGAGGAGATCGAGGCCGCCGGATTCGACGCGGTGCGGGCGGACGTCACCGACCCTGAGGGGCTCTCGACGGTTCCCGACGCCGACGCGCTGGTCTTCGCGGCGAGCTCCGGCGGCCGCGGTGCCGACGCCGCCCGCGAGGTCTACGTCGAGGGTCTCGAGACGGCGATCGACCAGTTCTCGGCGCGCGAACACCCGCCCGATCGGCTGGTTTACACCTCGAGTACCGGCGTCTACGGCGACCACGGCGGCGACTGGGTCGACGAGGAGACGCCGATCGAACCGACCACCGAGAAGACGCGCGTGCTCGCCGAGGCCGAACGAATCGCACTGGAGTCGTCGATCGCGATCGACGGCACGGTCGCGCGCTTCTCCGGGCTCTACGGCCCGGAACGCTACCGACTCGAGCGGTATCTCGAGGGGCCCGTCACGGCGGGCTACCTCAACATGGTGCATCGCGACGACGCGGCCGGCGCCGTCCGGTACCTGCTCGAGGAGGACCTCGCCCGCGGGGAGGCCGTGCTCGTCTCGGACGACGAACCCGCCGAGAAGTGGGCGTTCGCCGACTGGCTCGCCGAGCAGTGCGGCGTCGAGACGCCGCCGAAGCGAACGAAGGAGGAGCGCCTCGACGAGGGCGACCTCTCGGAGGCCGCCCGCCGGCGAATCCTCACGAGCAAGCGCTGCTCGAACGCGAAGCTCCGCGAGCTCGGCTACGAACTCGAGTACCCGACGTTCCGCGAGGGATACCGGGAGGCAGTGACGGCCTATCGGGACCGGTAG
- a CDS encoding DUF5791 family protein codes for MLYRDLDGSEAESPDNLREQYEAELAEVVEGVGIEAAAEETGVDTETLRALVEGDSPELTVEEASAILALDPEEPDAEIVRAEIEDRLLLGMTTAVLDVDTIAANLERDLSGKEVHQRVEGRASMSLAEYAEIHYLIAERKH; via the coding sequence ATGCTCTATCGCGACCTCGACGGCAGCGAAGCCGAGAGCCCCGACAACCTGCGCGAACAGTACGAGGCGGAACTCGCCGAGGTCGTCGAAGGGGTCGGCATCGAGGCCGCCGCCGAGGAGACGGGCGTCGACACCGAGACGCTTCGTGCGCTCGTCGAGGGGGACTCGCCGGAGCTGACCGTCGAGGAGGCGAGCGCGATCCTCGCGCTCGATCCCGAGGAGCCCGACGCGGAGATCGTCCGCGCCGAGATCGAGGATCGACTGCTGTTGGGGATGACCACAGCGGTGCTCGACGTCGACACCATCGCCGCGAACCTCGAGCGCGACCTCTCGGGCAAGGAGGTCCACCAGCGCGTCGAGGGGCGCGCATCGATGAGCCTCGCGGAGTACGCCGAGATCCACTACCTCATCGCGGAGCGAAAACACTGA
- a CDS encoding alkaline phosphatase family protein, whose protein sequence is MGLFDRIRGGDDAPRVAFIGIDGVPHTLLSEHPEEFPNFAAIAEEGTASAIESIVPPESSACWPSLTTGKNPGETGVYGFQDREVDSYETYVPMGRDVQAERLWDRVTDANRNASVLNVPVTFPPQRTVQRMVSGFLSPGLDKAAYPDELRETLSGLDYRIDVNAKLGHQEDKSEFVEDAHETLDARYEAFKHYFDADDWDLFFGVFMTTDRVNHFLFEDYEKEGEYYEEFMEFYRKLDRYVGDLRERLADDVTLVIASDHGFTTLEHEVHFNQWLEDEGWLSFENEEHSELADIADDARAYSLIPGRFYLNLEGREPRGAVPEEEYEEVRAELKADLEALEGPDGRKVCDRVVEKEDAFRGGHDDIAPDLVAIPNHGFDLKSGFKGYGKVFDKGPRNGMHSFDNATLHIDDPDASISDANLYDIAPTILELMEVEFDRGEFDGASLV, encoded by the coding sequence ATGGGTCTCTTCGACCGAATACGCGGCGGCGACGATGCGCCCCGTGTCGCCTTCATCGGCATCGACGGCGTGCCACATACGCTCCTCTCCGAACACCCCGAGGAGTTCCCGAACTTCGCCGCGATCGCCGAGGAGGGTACCGCGAGCGCGATCGAGAGCATCGTTCCGCCGGAGTCGAGCGCGTGCTGGCCGTCGCTGACGACGGGGAAGAACCCCGGCGAGACCGGCGTCTACGGCTTTCAGGACCGCGAGGTCGACTCCTACGAGACGTACGTCCCGATGGGCAGGGACGTCCAGGCCGAGCGCCTCTGGGACCGCGTCACCGACGCGAACCGCAACGCCAGCGTACTGAACGTTCCCGTCACGTTCCCGCCCCAGCGCACGGTACAGAGAATGGTCTCGGGCTTCCTCTCACCCGGTCTCGACAAGGCGGCCTACCCCGACGAACTGCGCGAGACGCTCTCGGGTCTGGACTACCGGATCGACGTGAACGCGAAGCTCGGCCACCAGGAGGACAAGAGCGAGTTCGTCGAGGACGCCCACGAGACGCTCGATGCGCGCTACGAGGCGTTCAAACACTACTTCGATGCCGACGATTGGGACCTCTTCTTCGGCGTGTTCATGACGACGGATCGAGTGAACCACTTCCTCTTCGAGGACTACGAGAAGGAGGGCGAGTACTACGAGGAGTTCATGGAGTTCTACCGGAAGCTCGACCGGTACGTCGGCGACCTGCGCGAGCGCCTCGCCGACGACGTCACCCTCGTGATCGCGAGCGACCACGGCTTCACGACGCTCGAACACGAGGTCCACTTCAACCAGTGGCTCGAGGACGAGGGTTGGCTCTCGTTCGAGAACGAGGAGCACTCGGAGCTCGCGGACATCGCGGACGACGCCCGCGCCTACTCGCTGATCCCCGGTCGGTTCTATCTCAACCTCGAGGGCCGCGAGCCACGGGGAGCCGTTCCCGAGGAGGAGTACGAGGAGGTACGCGCGGAGCTCAAGGCCGACCTCGAGGCGCTCGAGGGTCCCGACGGTCGGAAGGTGTGCGATCGTGTCGTCGAGAAGGAGGACGCCTTCCGCGGCGGCCACGACGACATCGCGCCCGACCTGGTGGCGATCCCGAACCACGGCTTCGACCTCAAGTCGGGGTTCAAGGGCTACGGGAAGGTGTTCGACAAGGGCCCCCGAAACGGGATGCACAGCTTCGACAACGCGACGCTCCACATCGACGACCCGGACGCCTCGATCAGCGACGCCAACCTCTACGACATCGCGCCGACGATCCTCGAACTCATGGAGGTCGAGTTCGATCGCGGCGAGTTCGACGGCGCGAGCCTGGTCTGA
- a CDS encoding inorganic diphosphatase produces the protein MTNLWEDLETGPNPPEEIYAVVECLKGERNKYEYEKDIPGVVLDRVLHSNVHYPSDYGFIPQSWYDDEDPFDVLVLVEDQTFPGCVVEARPVALMKMDDDGEQDDKVIAVPSEDPRYDHIEDLEDIPQQTIDEIDEFFSTYKNLEEGKEVETQGWEDRQAAYDAIEHAQELYEEQFD, from the coding sequence ATGACCAACCTCTGGGAAGACCTAGAAACCGGCCCGAACCCGCCGGAAGAGATCTACGCGGTGGTCGAGTGTCTGAAGGGCGAGCGCAACAAGTACGAATACGAGAAGGACATCCCCGGCGTCGTGCTGGATCGGGTGCTCCACTCGAACGTCCACTACCCCTCGGACTACGGTTTCATCCCGCAGTCGTGGTACGACGACGAGGACCCCTTCGACGTGCTCGTGCTCGTCGAGGACCAGACGTTCCCGGGTTGTGTCGTCGAGGCCCGTCCCGTCGCGCTGATGAAGATGGACGACGACGGCGAGCAGGACGACAAGGTGATCGCCGTCCCCAGCGAGGACCCCCGATACGACCACATCGAGGACCTCGAGGACATCCCCCAGCAGACGATCGACGAGATCGACGAGTTCTTCTCGACCTACAAGAACCTCGAGGAGGGCAAGGAGGTCGAGACCCAGGGCTGGGAGGACCGTCAGGCGGCCTACGACGCGATCGAACACGCCCAGGAGCTCTACGAGGAGCAGTTCGACTGA
- a CDS encoding PadR family transcriptional regulator: MSEAQEVQGTQRTAHDLTAFQHNILVILAEEPMYGLAIKRELESYYETEVNHGRLYPNLDDLVERGLVEKSELDKRTNQYELTDDGYGTVLGQLEWVFSKLITDDERAADVRELVDGQAQSSTQS; the protein is encoded by the coding sequence ATGTCAGAGGCACAAGAAGTTCAGGGCACCCAGCGAACGGCACACGACTTGACTGCGTTCCAGCACAACATTCTGGTGATCCTCGCCGAGGAGCCGATGTACGGGCTGGCGATCAAGCGCGAACTCGAGAGCTACTACGAGACCGAGGTGAACCACGGGCGGCTCTACCCCAATCTCGACGACCTCGTCGAGCGCGGTCTGGTCGAGAAGAGCGAGCTCGATAAGCGGACCAACCAGTACGAACTCACCGACGACGGCTACGGAACCGTCCTCGGCCAGCTCGAGTGGGTCTTCTCGAAGCTCATCACCGACGACGAGCGCGCGGCCGACGTCCGTGAGCTCGTCGACGGCCAGGCACAGAGCTCGACGCAGAGCTAG
- a CDS encoding DUF7108 family protein, with protein MADLPDDVIEEAERLTRLAREVPTDEEAALYRDRRETLLADHAFTARVREGDATETLVLHPEEWVEDGTIRPERIDDTDRAIEVHLSGPADPDDWGIIEEHNRAVARRVREEHGDVHGANADAFADFMGNHYARRVGTATPRERAEFLTEYFVRNAWPSEEQKTVVELSLEHVERVAKEERS; from the coding sequence ATGGCTGACCTGCCCGATGACGTGATCGAGGAGGCGGAACGGCTGACGAGGCTCGCCCGGGAGGTGCCGACGGACGAGGAAGCGGCGCTCTATCGCGATCGACGCGAGACGCTGCTCGCGGATCACGCCTTTACCGCCCGCGTCCGCGAGGGCGACGCCACCGAGACGCTCGTCCTCCACCCCGAGGAGTGGGTCGAGGACGGCACGATCCGTCCCGAACGGATCGACGACACCGACCGGGCGATCGAGGTCCACCTCTCGGGGCCGGCGGACCCGGACGACTGGGGGATCATCGAGGAGCACAACCGCGCGGTCGCACGGCGCGTCCGCGAGGAGCACGGCGACGTCCACGGGGCGAACGCCGACGCCTTCGCGGACTTCATGGGCAACCACTACGCCCGCCGGGTCGGGACCGCGACGCCGCGGGAACGCGCGGAGTTCCTCACGGAGTACTTCGTGCGGAACGCGTGGCCGAGCGAGGAGCAGAAGACGGTCGTGGAGCTGTCGCTCGAACACGTCGAGCGGGTCGCGAAGGAGGAGCGCTCCTAG
- the rnhA gene encoding ribonuclease HI, which produces MPSLDCDPETARERLREAGAELSPGNTDHERWRASLGEASAVAYDGTVVVQGKRPADIKAVLREGGGRAHLYFDGGSRGNPGPAAIGWVIVSGDGIVAEGGERIGQATNNLAEYEALIRGLEAARDYGFDVLEIRGDSELIVKQVRGAWNTNDPDLRERRVRVRELLEAFDEWSLSHVPREINERADELVNEAFENG; this is translated from the coding sequence ATGCCGAGCCTCGACTGCGACCCGGAGACGGCCCGCGAACGACTGCGCGAGGCCGGCGCGGAACTCTCGCCGGGCAACACCGACCACGAGCGCTGGCGTGCGAGTCTAGGGGAGGCGAGCGCGGTCGCCTACGACGGGACGGTGGTGGTACAGGGGAAACGTCCGGCCGACATCAAAGCGGTGCTGCGCGAGGGAGGCGGCCGAGCCCACCTCTACTTCGATGGCGGGAGCCGCGGCAATCCCGGTCCCGCCGCGATCGGCTGGGTGATCGTGAGCGGCGACGGGATCGTCGCCGAGGGGGGCGAACGCATCGGGCAGGCGACGAACAACCTCGCGGAGTACGAGGCGCTGATCCGGGGACTCGAGGCGGCACGCGACTACGGGTTCGACGTCCTCGAGATCCGTGGCGACTCCGAACTGATCGTCAAGCAGGTCCGCGGCGCGTGGAACACGAACGACCCCGACCTGCGCGAGCGACGCGTGCGAGTCCGCGAGCTGCTCGAGGCGTTCGACGAGTGGTCGCTGTCGCACGTTCCGCGGGAGATAAACGAGCGCGCCGACGAACTGGTGAACGAGGCGTTCGAGAATGGCTGA
- a CDS encoding transcription initiation factor IIB: MTRSTRQREREHEAEHTDEATDSEGVRTCPECDSESLVKSSDRGELVCDDCGLVVEEGNIDPGPEWRAFNHSERQSKSRVGAPTTQTMHDKGLTTTIDWKDKDAYGRSISSKKRSQMHRLRKWQERIRTKDAGERNLQFALSEIDRMASALGVPRSVREVASVIYRRALKEDLIRGRSIEGVATAALYAACRKEGIPRSLEEISEVSRVERKEIGRTYRYISQELGLEMRPVDPKKYVPRFCSELELSEEVQSKANEIIETTAEEGLLSGKSPTGYAAAAIYAASLLCNEKKTQREVADVAQVTEVTIRNRYQEQIEAMGIHS; encoded by the coding sequence ATGACACGGTCCACCCGTCAGCGGGAGCGCGAGCACGAGGCGGAGCATACAGACGAAGCCACGGACTCGGAGGGGGTCCGCACCTGTCCGGAGTGTGACTCCGAGAGCCTCGTCAAGAGTTCCGATCGGGGCGAACTCGTCTGCGATGACTGTGGTCTGGTCGTCGAGGAGGGGAACATCGATCCGGGGCCCGAGTGGCGCGCGTTCAACCACTCCGAACGCCAGAGCAAGTCCCGGGTCGGCGCGCCCACGACCCAGACGATGCACGACAAGGGACTGACCACCACCATCGACTGGAAGGACAAGGACGCCTACGGCCGATCGATCTCCTCGAAGAAACGCAGCCAGATGCACCGACTGCGAAAGTGGCAGGAGCGCATCCGTACGAAGGACGCCGGCGAGCGCAACCTGCAGTTCGCGCTGAGCGAGATCGACCGGATGGCCTCGGCGCTCGGCGTGCCCCGCTCGGTACGCGAGGTCGCGAGCGTCATCTACCGGCGCGCCCTGAAGGAGGACCTCATTCGCGGGCGATCGATCGAGGGCGTCGCGACCGCCGCGCTCTACGCCGCCTGTCGGAAGGAGGGGATCCCGCGCAGTCTGGAGGAGATCAGCGAGGTCTCGCGGGTCGAGCGAAAGGAGATCGGCCGCACCTATCGGTATATCTCACAGGAGCTCGGCCTCGAGATGCGTCCCGTCGACCCCAAGAAGTACGTTCCCCGATTCTGCTCCGAACTCGAACTCTCCGAAGAAGTACAGTCGAAAGCCAACGAGATCATCGAAACCACGGCCGAGGAAGGCCTCCTTTCGGGCAAATCCCCGACGGGCTACGCCGCCGCGGCGATCTACGCCGCCTCGCTTCTGTGTAACGAGAAGAAGACCCAGCGCGAGGTCGCCGACGTCGCCCAGGTGACCGAAGTGACGATTCGCAACCGCTATCAGGAACAGATCGAGGCGATGGGCATCCACAGCTAG
- a CDS encoding class I SAM-dependent methyltransferase: MANADGWQLTESGPEAYERYLVPALFAPWAERLVEHATLQERDRVLDVGCGTGVVARRAASRVGETGAVVGLDVNEGMLEVARATAVEITTPTIEWKRGDATDLPFPDGAFDAVLCQQALQFFEEPSVALREMHRVLASNGRLAISVLRPLAFNGGYDALSDALEHHVGDDAGTMMRSPFPEWTGDELRALAVDAGFRDPVVTIEISSVRYPSVEEFVRREAASSPLAGPLGSLDRDVRETVIGEVEDALDEYTDDHGIVIPLEYYVVVARR, encoded by the coding sequence ATGGCTAACGCGGACGGATGGCAACTCACGGAGAGCGGCCCCGAGGCATACGAGCGGTATCTGGTACCGGCGCTGTTCGCGCCGTGGGCCGAACGGCTCGTCGAACACGCGACCCTCCAGGAGAGGGATCGCGTGCTCGACGTCGGCTGTGGAACCGGCGTCGTGGCGCGACGCGCGGCGTCCCGCGTCGGCGAGACGGGAGCCGTCGTCGGCCTCGACGTGAACGAGGGAATGCTCGAGGTGGCCAGAGCGACCGCCGTCGAGATCACGACGCCAACGATCGAGTGGAAACGAGGCGACGCCACGGATCTACCGTTCCCCGACGGGGCGTTCGACGCCGTTCTCTGTCAACAGGCCCTCCAGTTCTTCGAGGAACCCTCGGTCGCGCTCCGGGAGATGCATCGCGTGCTCGCCTCGAACGGCCGGCTAGCGATCAGCGTCCTGCGGCCGCTCGCGTTCAACGGCGGATACGACGCGCTGTCGGATGCGTTGGAGCACCACGTCGGCGATGACGCCGGAACGATGATGCGTTCGCCGTTCCCCGAGTGGACCGGGGACGAGCTTCGTGCCCTCGCCGTCGATGCGGGGTTCCGCGACCCCGTCGTCACCATCGAGATCAGCTCCGTGCGCTACCCGTCGGTCGAGGAGTTCGTCCGTCGAGAGGCCGCCAGTTCGCCGCTGGCCGGTCCGCTCGGCTCGCTGGATCGGGACGTCCGAGAGACGGTGATCGGGGAGGTCGAAGACGCGCTGGATGAGTACACCGACGACCACGGGATCGTGATTCCGCTCGAATACTACGTCGTCGTCGCACGTCGCTAG
- the nreA gene encoding DNA repair protein NreA, translated as MRLDEYIEGLERDEAAERRRLAREKSYAITEYLEDVESRFSEVVSGDAMVGSTAPSIFVGHSNYPTVSTGLLSPVGDEERAEEYVTDAEWYRKGLSIDDVFQRRTGLLNANRTTDVTSVGESPAGGSTRAAENVHDVWEGFVGTQREVAIAGRPVGVEIGLSDSRLDFDLPADDTAAPRGPRTRARSADLTENPYVPRPVEKTLEDDDWRAEGAITYLYRRGFDVYEINRILSAGALGEAENRRLVPTRWSITAVDDVLGNYLRGSLQSAESVDETRVWTNEYMGNRYWVIVTPGRWEYELVEMKAPGSVWNPDPEAGVWIASDYEGYEGRTKYVDGGTAGAYYAARLAALEHLAERGRQAKVLVLRHVSDEYWGPVGVWQIRESVRNAFEEEGGVSESFHDAVGAIEPLLPVSTNDLRRSSEMVAGVQASLADFST; from the coding sequence ATGCGACTCGACGAGTACATCGAGGGGCTCGAGCGCGACGAGGCCGCCGAACGACGGCGCCTCGCCCGCGAGAAGTCCTACGCAATCACCGAGTACCTCGAGGACGTCGAATCCCGCTTCTCGGAGGTCGTCTCCGGCGACGCGATGGTCGGTTCGACGGCTCCCTCGATCTTCGTCGGCCACTCGAACTACCCAACGGTCTCGACGGGGCTGCTCTCGCCGGTCGGCGACGAGGAGCGCGCCGAGGAGTACGTCACCGACGCGGAGTGGTACCGAAAGGGGCTCTCGATCGACGACGTCTTCCAGCGTCGAACCGGCCTGCTGAACGCGAACCGAACGACGGACGTCACGAGCGTCGGGGAGAGTCCCGCAGGAGGGTCGACGCGAGCCGCCGAAAACGTCCACGACGTCTGGGAGGGGTTCGTCGGCACACAGCGGGAGGTCGCCATCGCGGGCCGTCCCGTCGGCGTCGAGATCGGACTCTCGGACTCGCGGCTGGACTTCGACCTGCCGGCCGACGACACCGCCGCCCCGCGGGGCCCGCGCACTCGTGCCCGATCGGCGGACCTCACCGAGAACCCCTACGTTCCTCGACCGGTCGAGAAGACCCTCGAGGACGACGACTGGCGCGCGGAGGGTGCGATCACCTACCTCTATCGCCGGGGCTTCGACGTCTACGAGATCAACCGAATCCTCTCGGCGGGCGCGCTCGGCGAGGCGGAGAACCGCCGACTCGTCCCAACGCGCTGGTCGATCACGGCGGTCGACGACGTCCTCGGGAACTACCTCCGGGGCTCCCTGCAAAGCGCCGAGAGCGTCGACGAGACCCGCGTGTGGACCAACGAGTACATGGGAAACCGATACTGGGTGATCGTCACGCCCGGTCGGTGGGAGTACGAACTCGTCGAGATGAAGGCGCCCGGCAGCGTCTGGAACCCCGACCCCGAGGCCGGCGTCTGGATCGCGAGCGACTACGAGGGCTACGAAGGGAGGACGAAGTACGTCGACGGCGGCACCGCCGGGGCGTACTACGCGGCCCGTCTCGCCGCGCTCGAACACCTCGCCGAGCGGGGCCGGCAGGCGAAGGTGCTCGTCCTTCGGCACGTCTCCGACGAGTACTGGGGGCCCGTCGGCGTCTGGCAGATCCGCGAGAGCGTCCGGAACGCCTTCGAGGAGGAGGGGGGCGTCTCGGAGAGCTTCCACGACGCGGTCGGGGCGATCGAGCCCCTCCTTCCGGTCTCGACGAACGACCTGCGTCGTTCCTCCGAGATGGTCGCGGGCGTCCAGGCCTCGCTCGCGGACTTCTCCACGTGA